Proteins from a single region of Pyrus communis chromosome 6, drPyrComm1.1, whole genome shotgun sequence:
- the LOC137736997 gene encoding uncharacterized protein isoform X2 produces MMHARRLKFRNQRWVLQMSKYSATPTYTVHGSSQSLGHKTISGNHCFHGSFIRSHLVDSFLLRNVAPGYSCTGLHVRSNPCLKGSQLRAYSSEGDGRNANEDNQTPVKGDVDLDKGKSSQEKAKEDGRSVDAHALLGEQDQKEWLTSQKITIESKKKESPFSTKREKFKNEFLRRIVPWEKITVSWDTFPYYIHEPTKNLLVECAASHLKHKKFTSTYGSRLTSSNGRILLRSAPGTELYRERLVRALAQDLKVPLLVLDSSVLAPYDFGDDCESESDDDDMEESTSDSEIEDENVASNEEDWTSSNEAKSDSSDKDESDAHARAEAALKKLVPVEEFAKMVSGETESSSESSKSETAESSEQCKRLLKKGDRVKYIGPSIRVEADNRPLPKGQRGEVYEVSGDRVAVLLDVKQKTGTEVDEEEKVAGQPADPPVYWILAKEIEHIPDPRTEDCYIAMEALCEVLHAKQPLIVYFPDSSQWMSRAVPKSDRKEFVAKVKEVLDELLGPVVLICGQNKVESGSKEKEKFTMILPNFGRLAKLPLSLKRLTEGLKGTKKSDDNEIYKLFTNVFCVYPPKEEEDLRTFNKQIEEDRRIVIARSNLNELHEVLEENELSCNDLLLVDTDGVILTKRKAEKVVGWAKNHYLSSCLLPSVKGERLHLPRESLEIAISRLKEQESLSRKPSQNLKNLAKDEYESNFVSAVVPPGEIGVRFDDVGALEDVKRALNELVILPMRRPELFSHGNLLRPCKGILLFGPPGTGKTLLAKALATEAGTNFISITGSTLTSKWFGDAEKLTKALFSFASKLAPVIIFVDEVDSLLGARGGSFEHEATRRMRNEFMAAWDGLRSKDSQRILILGATNRPFDLDDAVIRRLPRRIYVDLPDVENRKKILSIFLGQENLALGFQFDKLSEATEGYSGSDLKNLCIAAAYRPVQELLEEEKKDIKSDASTVLRPLTLDDFIQSKAKVGPSVSYDASSMNELRKWNEQYGEGGSRRKSPFGF; encoded by the exons ATGATGCATGCAAGGAGACTAAAGTTTAGAAATCAGAGATGGGTgcttcaaatgtccaaataTTCAGCAACGCCTACCTACACTGTTCATGGTTCTTCTCAATCTTTGGGTCATAAAACAATTTCGGGAAACCACTGTTTTCATGGTAGTTTTATTAGAAGCCATCTCGTAGATTCATTCTTGTTGCGTAATGTTGCTCCTGGTTATAGCTGCACTGGTTTGCATGTAAGGTCTAATCCGTGTTTGAAGGGTAGCCAGTTACGTGCCTACAGTTCTGAAGGTGACGGAAGGAATGCAAATGAGGATAATCAAACACCAGTGAAAGGTGATGTGGACCTCGATAAAGGGAAGTCTTCTCAAGAAAAAGCAAAGGAAGATGGGAGGAGTGTGGATGCACATGCTCTGCTTGGGGAACAAGATCAAAAGGAATGGCTTACTAGTCAAAAGATTACCATTGAGAGTAAAAAGAAAGAGTCGCCTTTCTCAACTAAACGAGAGAAGTTCAAAAATGAGTTTTTGAGGAGGATTGTTCCGTGGGAGAAAATAACCGTGTCATGGGATACATTTCCTTACTACATTCA tGAACCTACCAAAAACCTTTTGGTGGAATGTGCTGCTTCCCATTTGAAACATAAAAAGTTTACTTCCACGTATGGTTCTCGTTTGACATCTTCAAATGGAAGAATTCTGCTTCGGAGTGCTCCAG GCACTGAACTTTATCGTGAAAGATTAGTTAGAGCACTTGCACAAGATCTCAAAGTTCCCCTCTTGGTGCTAGACAGCAGTGTACTTGCTCCTTAT GATTTTGGTGACGATTGCGAATCTGAATCAGATGATGATGATATGGAGGAGAGTACTTCTGATTCAGAGATTGAGGATGAGAATGTTGCGAGTAACGAAGAAGATTGGACTAGTAGTAACGAGGCAAAATCAGATTCTAGTGATAAAGATGAAAGTGATGCGCACGCAAGGGCTGAAGCAGCCCTCAAGAAGCTTGTTCCTGTTGAAGAATTTGCAAAG ATGGTATCTGGGGAAACTGAGAGTTCGTCTGAATCCTCAAAATCAGAAACTGCCGAGTCTTCTGAGCAATGCAAACGACTGCTAAAGAAAG GAGATCGAGTGAAGTACATCGGGCCTTCTATACGTGTTGAAGCTGATAACAG GCCTTTACCAAAGGGTCAACGAGGGGAGGTATATGAGGTGAGTGGAGATCGAGTTGCTGTTCTTTTGGATGTTAAACAGAAGACAGGAACTGAAGTGGATGAAGAGGAGAAAGTAGCAGGGCAGCCTGCAGATCCACCAGTTTATTGGATACTTG CTAAGGAAATCGAGCATATTCCTGACCCACGGACTGAGGATTGTTATATTGCAATGGAGGCCCTATGTGAG GTATTGCATGCCAAGCAACCTCTTATTGTCTATTTTCCAGACTCTTCTCAATGGATGTCTAGGGCAGTTCCCAAGTCAGATCGCAAGGAGTTTGTCGCTAAGGTGAAAGAAGTTTTGGACGAGTTGTTGGGTCCTGTTGTTTTGATTTGCGGGCAGAACAAAGTTGAATCCGGGTCAAAGGAGAAAGAGAAATTT ACAATGATACTTCCAAATTTTGGGCGTCTTGCAAAGCTG CCTCTCTCTCTTAAGCGTCTTACAGAGGGACTTAAAGGAACAAAGAAATCAGATGACAATGAAATATATAAGCTATTCACAAATGTTTTCTGCGTTTATCCGCCAAAG GAGGAAGAGGATCTTCGAACATTCAATAAACAGATTGAAGAAGACAGAAGAATTGTGATAGCAAGGAGCAATTTAAATGAATTACATGAG GTTCTTGAGGAAAATGAGCTCTCATGCAATGACTTATTGCTAGTAGACACTGATGGTGTAATCTTGACAAAGCGAA AGGCTGAGAAAGTAGTTGGCTGGGCAAAAAACCATTACTTGTCATCATGCCTTCTTCCTTCTGTTAAAGGTGAAAGATTGCATCTGCCTCGTGAAAG CCTTGAAATAGCAATTTCACGTTTGAAGGAGCAAGAAAGTTTGTCTCGGAAGCCCTCTCAAAATTTGAAG AACCTAGCAAAGGATGAATATGAGAGCAACTTTGTTTCAGCAGTAGTACCTCCTGGTGAAATTGGTGTTCGGTTTGATGATGTCGGTGCTCTGGAGGACGTGAAGAGAGCGCTGAATGAACTTGTCATTCTTCCAATGAGGAGACCGGAGCTTTTCTCTCATGGAAACTTGTTGCGG CCTTGCAAAGGAATATTACTTTTTGGGCCTCCTGGAACTGGGAAGACCCTTCTTGCCAAGGCACTCGCAACAGAAGCTGGGACGAACTTTATCAGCATAACTGGTTCTACTCTAACATCAAAG TGGTTTGGAGATGCTGAAAAGCTGACCAAGGCTCTCTTCTCCTTTGCCAGCAAGCTTGCTCCCGTCATAATATTTGTTGATGAG GTTGATAGTTTGCTTGGTGCTCGTGGTGGGTCTTTTGAGCATGAGGCAACTAGAAGAATGAGAAATGAGTTCATGGCAGCTTGGGATGGATTGAGGTCCAAAGACAGTCAAAGAATCCTCATTCTTGGCGCCACAAATCGACCATTTGACCTTGATGATGCTGTCATTCGTCGGTTACCAAGAAG GATATACGTTGATTTACCTGATGTTGAAAATCGTAAGAAGATATTGAGTATATTTCTTGGTCAAGAGAATCTAGCACTTGGTTTCCAATTTGACAAACTTTCAGAAGCAACGGAGGGATACTCTGGCAGCGATTTGAAGAACCTCTGCATTGCTGCTGCTTATAGACCTGTCCAGGAGCttttagaagaagaaaagaag GACATAAAAAGTGACGCATCTACGGTGTTAAGGCCGCTGACGCTTGATgattttattcaatcaaaagcCAAG GTTGGGCCATCAGTTTCCTACGATGCTTCAAGCATGAACGAACTTAGGAAATGGAATGAACAATACGGAGAAGGCGGAAGCAGAAGAAAATCACCATTTGGTTTTTGA
- the LOC137736997 gene encoding uncharacterized protein isoform X1 — protein MMHARRLKFRNQRWVLQMSKYSATPTYTVHGSSQSLGHKTISGNHCFHGSFIRSHLVDSFLLRNVAPGYSCTGLHVRSNPCLKGSQLRAYSSEGDGRNANEDNQTPVKGDVDLDKGKSSQEKAKEDGRSVDAHALLGEQDQKEWLTSQKITIESKKKESPFSTKREKFKNEFLRRIVPWEKITVSWDTFPYYIHEPTKNLLVECAASHLKHKKFTSTYGSRLTSSNGRILLRSAPGTELYRERLVRALAQDLKVPLLVLDSSVLAPYDFGDDCESESDDDDMEESTSDSEIEDENVASNEEDWTSSNEAKSDSSDKDESDAHARAEAALKKLVPVEEFAKMVSGETESSSESSKSETAESSEQCKRLLKKGDRVKYIGPSIRVEADNRVLLGKISTSDGPRNAYTIFRSRPLPKGQRGEVYEVSGDRVAVLLDVKQKTGTEVDEEEKVAGQPADPPVYWILAKEIEHIPDPRTEDCYIAMEALCEVLHAKQPLIVYFPDSSQWMSRAVPKSDRKEFVAKVKEVLDELLGPVVLICGQNKVESGSKEKEKFTMILPNFGRLAKLPLSLKRLTEGLKGTKKSDDNEIYKLFTNVFCVYPPKEEEDLRTFNKQIEEDRRIVIARSNLNELHEVLEENELSCNDLLLVDTDGVILTKRKAEKVVGWAKNHYLSSCLLPSVKGERLHLPRESLEIAISRLKEQESLSRKPSQNLKNLAKDEYESNFVSAVVPPGEIGVRFDDVGALEDVKRALNELVILPMRRPELFSHGNLLRPCKGILLFGPPGTGKTLLAKALATEAGTNFISITGSTLTSKWFGDAEKLTKALFSFASKLAPVIIFVDEVDSLLGARGGSFEHEATRRMRNEFMAAWDGLRSKDSQRILILGATNRPFDLDDAVIRRLPRRIYVDLPDVENRKKILSIFLGQENLALGFQFDKLSEATEGYSGSDLKNLCIAAAYRPVQELLEEEKKDIKSDASTVLRPLTLDDFIQSKAKVGPSVSYDASSMNELRKWNEQYGEGGSRRKSPFGF, from the exons ATGATGCATGCAAGGAGACTAAAGTTTAGAAATCAGAGATGGGTgcttcaaatgtccaaataTTCAGCAACGCCTACCTACACTGTTCATGGTTCTTCTCAATCTTTGGGTCATAAAACAATTTCGGGAAACCACTGTTTTCATGGTAGTTTTATTAGAAGCCATCTCGTAGATTCATTCTTGTTGCGTAATGTTGCTCCTGGTTATAGCTGCACTGGTTTGCATGTAAGGTCTAATCCGTGTTTGAAGGGTAGCCAGTTACGTGCCTACAGTTCTGAAGGTGACGGAAGGAATGCAAATGAGGATAATCAAACACCAGTGAAAGGTGATGTGGACCTCGATAAAGGGAAGTCTTCTCAAGAAAAAGCAAAGGAAGATGGGAGGAGTGTGGATGCACATGCTCTGCTTGGGGAACAAGATCAAAAGGAATGGCTTACTAGTCAAAAGATTACCATTGAGAGTAAAAAGAAAGAGTCGCCTTTCTCAACTAAACGAGAGAAGTTCAAAAATGAGTTTTTGAGGAGGATTGTTCCGTGGGAGAAAATAACCGTGTCATGGGATACATTTCCTTACTACATTCA tGAACCTACCAAAAACCTTTTGGTGGAATGTGCTGCTTCCCATTTGAAACATAAAAAGTTTACTTCCACGTATGGTTCTCGTTTGACATCTTCAAATGGAAGAATTCTGCTTCGGAGTGCTCCAG GCACTGAACTTTATCGTGAAAGATTAGTTAGAGCACTTGCACAAGATCTCAAAGTTCCCCTCTTGGTGCTAGACAGCAGTGTACTTGCTCCTTAT GATTTTGGTGACGATTGCGAATCTGAATCAGATGATGATGATATGGAGGAGAGTACTTCTGATTCAGAGATTGAGGATGAGAATGTTGCGAGTAACGAAGAAGATTGGACTAGTAGTAACGAGGCAAAATCAGATTCTAGTGATAAAGATGAAAGTGATGCGCACGCAAGGGCTGAAGCAGCCCTCAAGAAGCTTGTTCCTGTTGAAGAATTTGCAAAG ATGGTATCTGGGGAAACTGAGAGTTCGTCTGAATCCTCAAAATCAGAAACTGCCGAGTCTTCTGAGCAATGCAAACGACTGCTAAAGAAAG GAGATCGAGTGAAGTACATCGGGCCTTCTATACGTGTTGAAGCTGATAACAG GGTCCTGTTGGGGAAGATATCTACATCTGATGGTCCAAGGAATGCTTATACCATCTTCCGTAGCAG GCCTTTACCAAAGGGTCAACGAGGGGAGGTATATGAGGTGAGTGGAGATCGAGTTGCTGTTCTTTTGGATGTTAAACAGAAGACAGGAACTGAAGTGGATGAAGAGGAGAAAGTAGCAGGGCAGCCTGCAGATCCACCAGTTTATTGGATACTTG CTAAGGAAATCGAGCATATTCCTGACCCACGGACTGAGGATTGTTATATTGCAATGGAGGCCCTATGTGAG GTATTGCATGCCAAGCAACCTCTTATTGTCTATTTTCCAGACTCTTCTCAATGGATGTCTAGGGCAGTTCCCAAGTCAGATCGCAAGGAGTTTGTCGCTAAGGTGAAAGAAGTTTTGGACGAGTTGTTGGGTCCTGTTGTTTTGATTTGCGGGCAGAACAAAGTTGAATCCGGGTCAAAGGAGAAAGAGAAATTT ACAATGATACTTCCAAATTTTGGGCGTCTTGCAAAGCTG CCTCTCTCTCTTAAGCGTCTTACAGAGGGACTTAAAGGAACAAAGAAATCAGATGACAATGAAATATATAAGCTATTCACAAATGTTTTCTGCGTTTATCCGCCAAAG GAGGAAGAGGATCTTCGAACATTCAATAAACAGATTGAAGAAGACAGAAGAATTGTGATAGCAAGGAGCAATTTAAATGAATTACATGAG GTTCTTGAGGAAAATGAGCTCTCATGCAATGACTTATTGCTAGTAGACACTGATGGTGTAATCTTGACAAAGCGAA AGGCTGAGAAAGTAGTTGGCTGGGCAAAAAACCATTACTTGTCATCATGCCTTCTTCCTTCTGTTAAAGGTGAAAGATTGCATCTGCCTCGTGAAAG CCTTGAAATAGCAATTTCACGTTTGAAGGAGCAAGAAAGTTTGTCTCGGAAGCCCTCTCAAAATTTGAAG AACCTAGCAAAGGATGAATATGAGAGCAACTTTGTTTCAGCAGTAGTACCTCCTGGTGAAATTGGTGTTCGGTTTGATGATGTCGGTGCTCTGGAGGACGTGAAGAGAGCGCTGAATGAACTTGTCATTCTTCCAATGAGGAGACCGGAGCTTTTCTCTCATGGAAACTTGTTGCGG CCTTGCAAAGGAATATTACTTTTTGGGCCTCCTGGAACTGGGAAGACCCTTCTTGCCAAGGCACTCGCAACAGAAGCTGGGACGAACTTTATCAGCATAACTGGTTCTACTCTAACATCAAAG TGGTTTGGAGATGCTGAAAAGCTGACCAAGGCTCTCTTCTCCTTTGCCAGCAAGCTTGCTCCCGTCATAATATTTGTTGATGAG GTTGATAGTTTGCTTGGTGCTCGTGGTGGGTCTTTTGAGCATGAGGCAACTAGAAGAATGAGAAATGAGTTCATGGCAGCTTGGGATGGATTGAGGTCCAAAGACAGTCAAAGAATCCTCATTCTTGGCGCCACAAATCGACCATTTGACCTTGATGATGCTGTCATTCGTCGGTTACCAAGAAG GATATACGTTGATTTACCTGATGTTGAAAATCGTAAGAAGATATTGAGTATATTTCTTGGTCAAGAGAATCTAGCACTTGGTTTCCAATTTGACAAACTTTCAGAAGCAACGGAGGGATACTCTGGCAGCGATTTGAAGAACCTCTGCATTGCTGCTGCTTATAGACCTGTCCAGGAGCttttagaagaagaaaagaag GACATAAAAAGTGACGCATCTACGGTGTTAAGGCCGCTGACGCTTGATgattttattcaatcaaaagcCAAG GTTGGGCCATCAGTTTCCTACGATGCTTCAAGCATGAACGAACTTAGGAAATGGAATGAACAATACGGAGAAGGCGGAAGCAGAAGAAAATCACCATTTGGTTTTTGA